A region from the Lycium barbarum isolate Lr01 chromosome 8, ASM1917538v2, whole genome shotgun sequence genome encodes:
- the LOC132608198 gene encoding uncharacterized protein LOC132608198 produces MDGEASFSSMAPPTIDGENYQIWAVRMQTYLEALDLWEAVEDEYEITPLPNNPTMAQIKNHKERKTRKSKAKACLFTAVSSTIFTRIMSLKSAKEVWNYLKTEYEGDERIRGMQVLNLVREFELQRMKESETIKEYSDQLLNIANRVKLLGSTFTNSMIVEKILVTVPERFEATITTLENTKDLSKITLAELLSVFQAQEQ; encoded by the coding sequence ATGGATGGAGAAGCAAGTTTTTCTTCAATGGCACCACCAACTATCGATGGAGAAAATTATCAAATCTGGGCTGTCAGAATGCAGACATATCTGGAAGCTTTGGATCTCTGGGAGGCTGTAGAAGATGAATACGAGATTACTCCCTTGCCAAACAATCCCACAATGGCGCAGATTAAAAATCACAAGGAGAGGAAAACCAGGAAATCAAAGGCAAAGGCATGTTTGTTTACTGCAGTTTCATCCACCATCTTCACTCGTATCATGTCTCTAAAATCAGCAAAAGAGGTATGGAATTATCTCAAGACTGAGTATGAAGGAGATGAAAGGATTCGAGGGATGCAAGTGCTGAATTTAGTACGTGAGTTTGAACTGCAAAGAATGAAGGAAAGTGAAACCATAAAGGAGTATTCTGACCAACTTCTTAACATAGCAAATCGCGTCAAATTGTTGGGTTCCACTTTTACTAATTCAATGATCGTTGAAAAAATCCTTGTAACAGTACCTGAAAGATTTGAGGCTACCATTACAACCTTAGAAAATACTAAGGACTTGTCCAAAATTACACTAGCAGAGCTTTTGAGTGTTTTTCAAGCACAAGAGCAATGA